The Sediminispirochaeta smaragdinae DSM 11293 genome has a segment encoding these proteins:
- a CDS encoding ATP-dependent Clp protease adaptor ClpS, which yields MSDFRFGTKLEDRSQEQYREPPMYRVILLNDDYTTMDFVVKVIRQVFHHSSEEAVKIMFDVHKKGKGLVGCYSQDIAVTKQRQVLVMAKSEEFPLRCEIEPDL from the coding sequence ATGAGTGATTTTCGTTTCGGGACAAAGCTTGAGGATCGCTCACAAGAGCAGTATCGGGAGCCGCCGATGTATCGGGTGATTCTGTTAAATGATGACTACACCACTATGGACTTCGTCGTTAAGGTGATTCGCCAGGTTTTTCATCATTCTAGTGAAGAGGCCGTTAAAATCATGTTTGATGTTCATAAAAAAGGAAAGGGCTTGGTCGGTTGTTACAGTCAGGATATTGCCGTCACCAAACAGCGGCAGGTCCTTGTCATGGCCAAGTCAGAGGAGTTTCCCCTGCGCTGTGAAATAGAACCGGATCTCTGA
- a CDS encoding nucleoside kinase translates to MNQVTVTLPDGSKKTVAYGTRVSEFLPPSEADDLQGPVVAALVNNDLVTPSFKIEIDATVEPVTLYSRYGNRIYRRSLSFLLGLASKKVFPDRHLVIGHSLGDGYYYYYNGMAGVGEGEIARLEEEMHAIVKAALPIKRSVISYEQALERVRKENLPATELLLRYRNDPKIPLYMCDQFFDISYEPLLDNTSLLSLFELRNYPPGFLLRYPKSKEPTKLAEFIDHPLLFSIFKEYKAWGKILDVNCTGRLNQLIEERNIAPFIQVAEALHDKKISQIADQIAQRRDTVRVVLIAGPSSSGKTTFTKKLAIQLQVLGFNPVVIGLDDYFRPRKNVPLDADGNLDLESLRALNIEQLNSHLLALFAGREIEVPIFDFKAGKPKEQGKKLRFGKRNILLMEGIHGLNPDLTPEIPREQKHLVYISALTQLNLDDHNRIATTDNRLCRRMVRDHQFRGNSALSTLEMWPSVRRGEDNNIFPYQHLADSAFNSALDYELAVLKPYVEPLLNTVKPFHRQYSEARRLLAFLTNFSSIPVQYVPQHSILREFVGGSGFSY, encoded by the coding sequence ATGAATCAAGTGACAGTGACACTGCCCGACGGCAGCAAGAAAACGGTTGCTTATGGAACAAGAGTCAGCGAATTCCTTCCGCCATCGGAAGCGGATGACCTACAGGGGCCAGTTGTAGCGGCCCTTGTCAATAACGATTTGGTTACTCCTTCTTTTAAGATCGAGATCGACGCAACCGTCGAACCGGTTACACTCTATAGCAGATATGGCAACCGGATCTATCGACGTTCCCTCTCGTTTTTGCTCGGGCTTGCTTCAAAAAAGGTTTTTCCCGACCGCCACCTCGTAATCGGTCACAGCCTCGGAGATGGATACTACTACTATTACAACGGAATGGCCGGTGTTGGGGAGGGAGAAATTGCCCGTCTTGAGGAAGAGATGCATGCAATAGTAAAAGCGGCTCTGCCGATCAAACGTTCGGTGATCAGCTATGAGCAGGCTCTCGAAAGGGTCCGCAAGGAAAATCTTCCGGCAACAGAGCTGCTCCTTCGTTACCGAAATGATCCGAAAATTCCCTTGTATATGTGCGATCAGTTTTTCGATATCAGCTATGAACCCTTGTTGGACAATACCTCACTACTGTCGCTCTTCGAATTGAGGAACTATCCCCCAGGCTTTCTCCTTCGCTATCCAAAGTCGAAAGAACCAACAAAACTCGCCGAGTTTATCGACCATCCGCTCCTCTTTTCAATTTTTAAAGAATATAAGGCTTGGGGAAAAATTCTGGATGTTAATTGTACGGGAAGGTTGAACCAGCTCATCGAGGAACGAAACATTGCCCCCTTTATCCAGGTGGCAGAAGCACTTCACGATAAGAAGATCAGCCAGATTGCCGACCAGATCGCACAAAGGCGGGATACGGTACGAGTAGTGCTCATCGCAGGTCCCTCTTCATCGGGAAAAACGACCTTCACAAAAAAACTGGCGATACAACTTCAGGTACTTGGCTTTAATCCCGTCGTTATCGGCCTTGACGATTACTTTCGCCCCAGAAAAAATGTTCCTTTGGATGCCGATGGCAATCTCGATCTCGAAAGTCTCCGTGCTCTCAACATCGAGCAGCTTAACAGTCATCTTCTCGCACTTTTTGCTGGAAGGGAAATCGAGGTTCCCATCTTCGATTTCAAAGCGGGAAAACCGAAAGAGCAGGGGAAAAAGCTTCGCTTCGGAAAACGCAATATCCTGCTCATGGAGGGGATTCACGGCCTCAACCCCGATCTTACCCCAGAGATACCGAGAGAACAGAAACACCTGGTCTATATCTCCGCTCTTACCCAGCTCAACCTCGACGACCACAATAGGATCGCGACCACCGACAACAGGCTCTGCCGCCGAATGGTTAGGGACCATCAGTTCCGAGGGAACAGCGCACTCTCTACCCTGGAAATGTGGCCTTCTGTCAGACGGGGGGAAGATAACAACATATTCCCCTATCAGCATCTCGCGGATTCGGCCTTTAACAGTGCCTTAGACTATGAGCTTGCGGTACTAAAACCTTACGTGGAGCCGCTGTTGAATACAGTCAAACCCTTCCACCGGCAGTACAGTGAAGCGAGAAGGCTCCTGGCATTTCTGACCAATTTCTCTTCGATCCCGGTCCAGTATGTCCCCCAACATTCCATCTTGCGGGAATTCGTAGGAGGAAGCGGCTTTAGCTACTAG
- the gltX gene encoding glutamate--tRNA ligase, with amino-acid sequence MSVRVRYAPSPTGLQHIGGIRTALFNYFFARSSGGSFILRIEDTDRERYHDEALEDLFETLRWLGIEWDEGPEKGGDYGPYIQSERHDLYQEYTKKLIESGHAYYCFCSSERLETLRQEQQKSKASRVGYDGHCRSIPLEEAKQRIAAGEHPVVRFKVPSEGKTSFDDVLLGKVTRKNRDIPPDPVILKSDGFPTYHLANVVDDHLMKITHILRAQEWIPSGALHVLLYRAFGWEPPVYCHLPMVMGKDGQKLSKRHGATAVREFRKAGYLPEALINYVSLIGWSYDGEREFFTKEELEKLFSLEKINKAPGVFDYRKLEWFNGQYIRRMDDTKLVERMLPFLEKADLVSDPPEASQMELVKQMVPLVKERMKFIPDAGDICRFAFEEPSGYTAEELIAKKMDAASTVIAMEAGRTIIEAMKRADDDVVEEMFREKSEELGFKLGQMLSPLRVAITGSTVSPPLFGSIRLIGIDKALDRIDRGIELLKK; translated from the coding sequence ATGAGTGTACGCGTACGTTATGCCCCGTCTCCGACCGGGCTCCAGCATATCGGGGGAATCAGAACAGCCCTGTTTAATTACTTTTTTGCCCGATCCAGCGGTGGATCATTTATCCTCAGAATCGAGGATACCGATCGTGAACGGTATCATGATGAGGCTTTGGAGGATCTCTTCGAGACCCTCCGTTGGCTGGGAATAGAGTGGGATGAGGGACCTGAGAAGGGTGGCGATTACGGCCCTTATATTCAATCCGAACGCCATGATCTCTACCAGGAATATACCAAGAAGCTGATCGAAAGTGGTCATGCCTACTACTGTTTCTGCAGCTCCGAACGGCTTGAAACACTTCGGCAGGAGCAGCAGAAGAGCAAGGCCTCCCGCGTGGGCTATGATGGTCATTGCCGTTCGATTCCTCTTGAGGAAGCGAAACAGCGGATTGCTGCGGGAGAGCATCCTGTCGTCCGCTTTAAGGTCCCTTCCGAGGGGAAAACCTCGTTTGATGATGTCCTGCTGGGGAAGGTGACCAGAAAAAATCGCGATATACCGCCTGATCCGGTGATTCTCAAAAGCGACGGTTTTCCCACGTATCACCTTGCGAATGTGGTTGACGACCATCTCATGAAGATTACCCATATCCTGCGCGCACAGGAGTGGATTCCTTCCGGAGCACTTCATGTGCTGCTCTATCGAGCCTTCGGCTGGGAGCCGCCGGTCTATTGTCATCTCCCCATGGTTATGGGTAAGGATGGACAGAAGTTATCGAAGCGCCACGGTGCCACCGCAGTGCGGGAATTCCGAAAGGCTGGTTATTTGCCGGAGGCCCTGATCAATTACGTGAGTCTTATCGGCTGGAGCTACGACGGCGAGCGGGAGTTCTTCACAAAAGAAGAATTGGAGAAGCTCTTTAGCCTTGAAAAAATCAACAAGGCACCGGGTGTCTTTGATTACCGGAAGCTCGAGTGGTTCAACGGGCAGTATATCCGCCGGATGGATGATACCAAGCTGGTCGAACGTATGCTTCCCTTTCTTGAGAAAGCGGACTTGGTTTCCGATCCCCCGGAAGCATCTCAAATGGAGCTTGTGAAGCAGATGGTCCCTCTGGTAAAGGAGCGGATGAAGTTCATCCCCGATGCCGGAGATATCTGCCGATTTGCCTTTGAGGAGCCTTCCGGCTATACGGCGGAAGAGCTTATTGCGAAGAAAATGGATGCTGCATCTACCGTCATCGCGATGGAAGCGGGGAGAACAATTATTGAGGCCATGAAAAGGGCCGACGACGATGTTGTCGAAGAGATGTTCAGAGAAAAATCCGAGGAGTTGGGTTTCAAGCTGGGGCAGATGCTCTCTCCTCTTCGTGTTGCCATTACCGGCAGCACCGTTTCTCCGCCACTTTTCGGCTCCATTCGACTGATTGGAATAGACAAGGCCCTGGATCGTATCGACCGGGGAATAGAATTGCTCAAGAAGTGA
- a CDS encoding iron-sulfur cluster assembly scaffold protein, which yields MSTKMQWVYTEKVKDHFVNPRNVLDDEDSFGADGTGMVGSMACGDQMLVAIKVRDGKIAECRWKTYGCASAIASTSMMSEMVTGMSLEEAYHITPKQITEALGGLPEHKFHCSVLGDKGLRAAIDDYLEKNGLENPFTKSVANIVCECVGVTDQAIEAAYKAGAVSYEAIQKATGAGTVCGKCREKTEAILEEMEHLYGKNHE from the coding sequence GTGAGTACCAAGATGCAGTGGGTCTATACCGAAAAGGTAAAAGATCATTTTGTTAATCCAAGAAATGTTCTTGACGATGAGGACTCCTTTGGGGCCGACGGAACCGGAATGGTGGGAAGTATGGCCTGCGGTGATCAGATGCTCGTCGCCATTAAGGTCCGTGACGGAAAGATAGCCGAATGCCGCTGGAAGACCTACGGCTGTGCCAGTGCCATTGCCAGTACCTCTATGATGAGTGAAATGGTGACAGGGATGAGCTTGGAAGAGGCATATCATATCACGCCGAAACAAATCACCGAGGCTCTCGGCGGTCTTCCCGAGCACAAATTCCATTGTAGCGTTTTGGGGGACAAAGGACTTAGGGCTGCCATTGATGATTACCTTGAGAAAAACGGTCTTGAAAATCCCTTTACCAAAAGCGTTGCGAATATCGTTTGTGAGTGTGTAGGCGTTACCGATCAGGCAATCGAGGCCGCCTACAAGGCCGGGGCCGTCAGCTACGAGGCAATACAAAAGGCAACCGGCGCAGGAACCGTTTGTGGCAAATGCCGTGAAAAAACGGAGGCTATCCTGGAAGAGATGGAGCACCTTTACGGGAAAAACCATGAGTGA
- the aat gene encoding leucyl/phenylalanyl-tRNA--protein transferase — translation MPFFTEGLPVVTFPAPKDDEGIVAVGGELSPEILVSAYGQGVFPWFGDDSPILWWNPHPRFVLFPEKLHSSHRLERRIRSGEYRVTMDRAFDQVIRSCSEVPRPGQEGTWITEEMITAYQRLHSLGYAHSFESWFEGQLVGGLYGVSVGALFCGESMFALRRDASKVAFVTAVRFLVRQNYRLIDCQVYTEHLASFGAEEISREHFLSLLSRYRDMETETIP, via the coding sequence ATGCCTTTTTTTACCGAAGGGCTGCCGGTTGTAACATTTCCGGCTCCTAAAGATGATGAAGGAATTGTTGCCGTAGGGGGAGAACTTTCGCCCGAGATTCTCGTCTCCGCATATGGCCAGGGGGTCTTCCCCTGGTTCGGTGACGACAGCCCCATTCTGTGGTGGAACCCCCATCCCCGGTTCGTTCTTTTTCCGGAAAAACTCCACTCGTCTCATCGGCTTGAACGACGGATACGCTCCGGTGAATATCGGGTCACCATGGATCGAGCCTTTGATCAGGTCATACGAAGCTGTTCCGAGGTGCCTCGCCCCGGACAGGAGGGCACCTGGATAACCGAAGAGATGATTACGGCATACCAAAGGCTTCACAGCTTGGGATATGCTCATTCCTTTGAAAGTTGGTTCGAAGGACAGCTTGTGGGCGGGCTTTACGGGGTTTCGGTAGGGGCCCTTTTTTGTGGCGAATCGATGTTCGCACTTCGGCGTGATGCCAGTAAGGTCGCCTTTGTCACTGCCGTACGGTTTCTTGTCCGGCAGAACTATCGACTCATCGACTGCCAAGTCTATACCGAGCACCTTGCCTCCTTTGGTGCGGAAGAAATCTCCAGAGAACACTTCCTTTCACTGCTTTCCCGTTACCGTGACATGGAAACGGAAACTATTCCCTGA
- a CDS encoding ABC transporter ATP-binding protein — MIRISGMDFGYGKNHLFRGLNLNLKPGNIYGLLGKNGAGKTTLLQIMSGLLFPEAGEVLLLGREPAKRSPSLLAEIFFLAEDFHVNALTGEAYELLYAPFYERFDHHQFLSYLEEFDIPGNRKLTTFSYGQRKKFLLSFGLACNTSILFLDEPTNGLDIPSKNQFRRVLASAVDETKTIIISTHQVRDMGHLIDPIVIVDSGSIILNRTIAEIGRSLLMRYVRALPSDPVPIYSDQALGGYIVVEENKSGEEGSVDIEVFFNAVMTARERVEAALQRRAG; from the coding sequence ATGATCCGAATATCCGGAATGGATTTTGGGTATGGTAAAAACCATCTTTTTCGCGGTTTGAACTTAAACCTAAAGCCAGGGAATATCTATGGACTCCTTGGTAAAAATGGTGCGGGTAAGACAACACTTTTGCAGATTATGTCGGGGCTTCTTTTCCCTGAGGCCGGGGAGGTCCTTCTCCTTGGGAGGGAACCTGCCAAGCGCTCTCCTTCGCTTCTTGCCGAAATTTTCTTTCTTGCAGAGGACTTTCATGTAAATGCACTTACCGGAGAGGCCTACGAATTGCTGTATGCTCCCTTTTATGAGCGCTTTGATCACCATCAGTTTCTCTCTTATCTCGAAGAGTTTGATATTCCAGGAAACCGGAAGCTTACCACTTTTTCCTATGGCCAGCGTAAGAAATTTCTTCTCTCCTTCGGCCTTGCATGCAATACCTCGATACTTTTCCTTGATGAACCCACAAACGGATTGGATATTCCCTCCAAAAATCAATTTCGGCGGGTGCTTGCCTCTGCAGTCGATGAAACCAAGACCATTATCATTTCAACCCACCAGGTACGGGATATGGGGCACTTGATTGATCCCATTGTCATTGTCGATTCAGGATCGATTATTCTCAACCGTACGATTGCCGAAATCGGTAGGTCGCTGCTGATGCGCTATGTTCGAGCGCTTCCTTCCGACCCGGTGCCTATTTATAGCGATCAGGCACTGGGGGGCTACATCGTGGTGGAGGAGAACAAAAGCGGAGAGGAAGGGTCGGTTGATATCGAGGTTTTCTTCAACGCTGTCATGACCGCTCGGGAAAGGGTCGAGGCCGCACTTCAAAGGAGGGCCGGGTGA
- a CDS encoding HD-GYP domain-containing protein, producing the protein MKSISTSSLEPQIYIDAPLFLDEGYVLLTPDIPVTRRLIERLESWYFETVYSDGMPVEAPPADGTGKVGVLDATMKESEALQNAVDFITEETEKLAKIYTSFLEHNVLSINELSDIVKEIIAKLKEESRYLLALPDSEEEDQNFIVTHSVKTAVVALALSLFLNIPPHKQIEIGLAALLHEIGMIRIPPQIYKHNRKLTPKERQTIITHPVISFKILKEAGFPNPVVLAVLEHHEYIDGTGYPRKLRGDQISLYGKIIGVASSYAAAVSKRPFREGRDGHSGIMDLVKEMGRRYDDAILRALVLTLSVYPVGTYVLLSNKVKALVVKTDQKHPKEPTVRLLVNENNTLYPEQPVVQIREDNEVKISRPLSRSEIEELKKQLPLRH; encoded by the coding sequence ATGAAAAGTATTTCAACCAGTAGTCTTGAACCGCAAATTTATATTGATGCGCCTCTGTTTCTAGACGAGGGCTATGTGCTGCTCACCCCGGATATTCCTGTTACCCGACGACTGATCGAACGGCTGGAATCATGGTATTTCGAAACGGTTTACAGTGACGGCATGCCGGTCGAAGCCCCACCGGCGGATGGAACGGGAAAGGTCGGGGTCCTTGATGCAACCATGAAAGAGAGCGAGGCTCTCCAGAATGCCGTCGATTTCATTACCGAAGAAACCGAGAAACTTGCAAAGATCTATACCTCCTTTCTCGAACATAATGTACTGTCGATAAATGAACTTTCAGATATCGTCAAAGAGATCATTGCAAAGCTCAAGGAAGAGAGCCGTTATCTTCTTGCCCTTCCCGACAGTGAAGAAGAGGATCAGAATTTCATTGTTACCCATTCGGTAAAGACAGCCGTCGTGGCCTTGGCTCTGTCGCTTTTTCTCAATATTCCTCCTCACAAGCAGATCGAGATAGGCCTTGCTGCCCTACTTCACGAAATCGGGATGATTCGGATTCCGCCCCAGATCTACAAACACAACAGAAAGTTGACCCCAAAGGAGCGGCAAACCATCATCACCCACCCCGTCATCAGTTTCAAGATTCTCAAGGAGGCTGGATTCCCCAATCCCGTTGTCCTGGCAGTCCTGGAGCATCACGAATATATCGACGGAACAGGCTACCCGAGAAAACTTCGGGGAGATCAGATCTCCTTATACGGTAAGATCATCGGTGTTGCATCCTCCTATGCTGCAGCAGTTTCGAAACGGCCTTTTCGGGAGGGAAGAGACGGCCATTCCGGAATCATGGATCTGGTAAAGGAGATGGGGCGGCGTTACGACGATGCAATTCTCAGGGCCCTGGTCTTGACGCTTTCGGTCTATCCCGTGGGGACCTATGTGCTTCTTTCCAACAAGGTCAAGGCCCTCGTCGTCAAGACCGATCAGAAGCACCCTAAGGAGCCGACGGTTCGTCTTTTGGTTAATGAAAACAACACGCTCTATCCGGAGCAGCCAGTGGTACAGATTCGGGAAGATAATGAGGTAAAGATTTCCCGCCCGCTTTCCCGAAGTGAGATAGAAGAGTTGAAAAAGCAGTTACCCCTGCGCCATTAG
- the clpA gene encoding ATP-dependent Clp protease ATP-binding subunit ClpA, with protein sequence MEISDDVQELIQTAYLMAKERRHEYLTPEHLLHAAFHFPELRTLLEEAGADLEEASRLLEAYLAEKVPAVAGDEAFEPIQSAGFESVIGRLLYHAQSSSTSIVEPGDLLVAIFDEEESQSGYILRKSGVSRYALLNAVTSAVPWVDEGEVEDDSEDGDDSEPRRHGRALELFARDLTQAARDGELEPLIGREDVLKRMSLVLCRKLKHNPILVGEPGVGKTAVVEGLASRIAEEKVPAPLRDYRLFSLDLGGMLAGTKYRGDFEERMKQVLRELEAEERVILFIDEIHTIVGAGAVSGGSMDASNLLKPMLASGKVRCIGSTTDEEFKKFFDKDRALSRRFQKIDIPETSRDETFAILQGLRGRYETYHGVSYDDDAIEAALDLSTQYINDRRQPDKAIDVVDESGAWIQLSEPSEADERRVVDRSIVEKVVAGIARIPERSVSSDETERLRTLEQRLKSVVFGQDEAVSAVVESIKRSRAGFGNGERPVASFLFVGPTGVGKTELARQLAEHLGIGLIRFDMSEYQERHSVSRLVGSPPGYVGYEEGGLLTDAVRKEPHAVLLLDEIEKAHRDVYNMLLQVMDYATLTDTSGRKADFRNIIIIMTSNAGARDIGKPMIGFGERSVSEAALGKALEDAFSPEFRNRLDRIVQFAHLPIDVVLQIVDKEIKAFALQLEAKSVFLEITPEARHWLAETGYDPVFGARNIARLFQEHVKSFFVDAVLFGDLSSGGRARVSLDAGKIKVEIL encoded by the coding sequence ATGGAAATTAGCGACGACGTACAAGAATTAATTCAGACTGCTTATCTCATGGCCAAGGAACGGCGCCACGAATATCTTACGCCGGAACACCTGCTTCATGCCGCCTTTCATTTCCCGGAGCTTCGTACTCTGCTTGAGGAAGCGGGCGCGGATCTTGAAGAGGCCAGCCGGTTGCTCGAGGCATATTTAGCCGAGAAGGTCCCTGCTGTAGCGGGTGACGAAGCCTTTGAACCGATACAGAGTGCTGGCTTTGAGAGTGTCATCGGCCGCCTTCTCTATCATGCACAAAGTTCTTCCACCAGCATTGTGGAACCCGGTGATCTTCTTGTCGCCATCTTCGATGAGGAAGAAAGCCAAAGCGGTTATATCCTCCGCAAAAGCGGTGTCAGTCGATACGCTCTTTTGAATGCCGTTACATCCGCTGTTCCCTGGGTGGATGAAGGCGAAGTGGAGGATGATTCCGAGGATGGTGATGATTCGGAGCCCAGGCGCCATGGACGTGCCCTGGAGCTGTTTGCCAGGGATCTTACCCAGGCTGCCAGGGATGGGGAGCTTGAACCCCTTATCGGCCGTGAGGATGTGCTTAAGCGCATGAGCCTTGTCCTTTGCCGGAAACTTAAACATAATCCCATTCTTGTGGGTGAACCGGGAGTCGGAAAAACCGCCGTGGTTGAAGGGCTGGCTTCGCGCATTGCCGAAGAAAAAGTGCCTGCCCCTTTGCGCGATTATCGGCTCTTTTCCCTTGATCTGGGAGGAATGCTTGCGGGTACAAAATATCGCGGTGATTTTGAGGAACGTATGAAACAGGTCCTTCGGGAGCTTGAAGCCGAAGAACGGGTTATTCTCTTTATCGACGAAATTCATACCATCGTCGGTGCCGGGGCGGTCTCCGGCGGATCGATGGATGCATCGAATCTCCTTAAACCGATGCTTGCAAGTGGTAAGGTTCGCTGTATCGGTTCCACAACGGATGAGGAGTTTAAGAAGTTTTTTGATAAGGACCGGGCCTTAAGTCGTCGATTTCAGAAGATCGATATCCCCGAAACCTCGAGGGATGAGACCTTTGCGATCCTTCAAGGCTTGCGGGGCCGTTATGAAACATATCATGGGGTCAGCTATGACGATGATGCAATAGAGGCGGCCCTCGATCTTTCTACCCAGTACATCAACGATCGACGACAGCCCGACAAGGCCATCGATGTCGTCGACGAATCCGGTGCCTGGATCCAACTTTCCGAACCTTCGGAGGCGGATGAACGGCGAGTAGTGGATCGGTCGATTGTGGAAAAGGTTGTGGCGGGGATTGCACGAATTCCCGAGCGTAGTGTCTCTTCCGATGAGACCGAGCGGCTGCGTACCCTTGAGCAGCGTCTGAAGTCCGTGGTCTTCGGGCAGGATGAGGCCGTTTCCGCGGTGGTGGAATCCATAAAGCGTTCCCGTGCAGGCTTTGGTAACGGTGAACGTCCCGTTGCCTCATTCCTTTTTGTCGGGCCTACCGGCGTCGGAAAGACCGAGCTCGCCCGACAACTCGCCGAACACCTGGGGATCGGTCTTATTCGATTTGATATGAGTGAGTATCAAGAGCGACACTCGGTGAGTCGGCTTGTCGGTAGCCCTCCGGGCTATGTCGGCTATGAAGAGGGAGGGCTCTTGACCGATGCGGTACGAAAAGAGCCCCATGCTGTACTTCTCCTCGATGAGATCGAAAAGGCTCACAGGGATGTGTACAACATGCTCCTCCAGGTGATGGATTACGCTACCCTGACCGATACCTCGGGGCGAAAAGCCGATTTCCGTAATATCATTATCATCATGACCAGCAATGCCGGGGCCCGCGATATTGGTAAGCCGATGATCGGTTTCGGAGAACGGAGTGTGAGTGAAGCGGCCCTTGGGAAGGCCCTTGAGGATGCCTTCAGCCCCGAGTTTCGGAATCGTCTTGATCGGATTGTCCAATTCGCCCATTTGCCGATCGATGTCGTTTTGCAGATCGTCGATAAAGAGATTAAGGCCTTTGCTCTGCAGCTGGAAGCAAAGTCTGTTTTTCTCGAGATCACTCCGGAAGCACGGCACTGGCTGGCTGAAACAGGGTATGATCCTGTTTTCGGAGCCAGAAATATCGCAAGGCTCTTTCAGGAGCACGTTAAGTCCTTCTTTGTGGATGCGGTCTTGTTCGGGGATCTTTCCTCCGGCGGCCGTGCCCGGGTAAGCCTTGATGCCGGTAAAATCAAGGTAGAAATCCTCTAG
- a CDS encoding GntR family transcriptional regulator codes for MEFDDTRPIYLQIADFMFEQIITGTWPVETRVPSIRELAGMMQVNPNTAMRTYSYLQELGVIYNKRGIGYFVAPEGAKRVKRERKKSFFEEELPALFHAMETLDITIDEVIKAYKTCRKERKKE; via the coding sequence ATGGAGTTTGATGATACACGTCCCATTTATCTTCAGATCGCCGATTTTATGTTTGAACAGATTATTACCGGTACTTGGCCCGTAGAAACGAGAGTTCCCTCCATCAGGGAATTGGCAGGGATGATGCAGGTGAATCCCAATACGGCGATGCGGACCTATAGCTACCTTCAAGAGCTTGGGGTTATCTATAACAAGCGGGGCATCGGCTACTTTGTGGCCCCGGAGGGCGCCAAGAGGGTTAAACGGGAGCGGAAAAAGAGTTTCTTCGAGGAAGAATTACCCGCACTGTTTCATGCGATGGAGACCCTCGATATAACGATTGATGAAGTGATCAAGGCCTATAAAACCTGCCGAAAGGAGCGGAAAAAAGAATGA
- a CDS encoding AEC family transporter: protein MIFSTFVLLLPLFLIIGAGYLFARFYAVGEASLVAVLTDFFMPMLVFVSLYRSTITPLELGRLFGATSAVVVIMLLLAVSYARIARIDPKSFALPVIFMNSGFLGIPLMQIWGGSEAMNIIIIFDEIQTLYIFTLGLVIIRGGVSKRAIKASLSSPILWAVIAGFGANVGRLPIPHPILDTCAFAGDAASPLAAFTLGLSIHARKPQLEIHLFAGILLRIVAGFLTALLVVTLFGFSGTARTVLLVTGALPAALFSYVLPSRYGIDSRRAQGIVIATTMLSIITIPVAFAIAQAL, encoded by the coding sequence ATGATTTTTTCAACCTTTGTTCTGCTGCTGCCGCTTTTTCTCATCATAGGTGCCGGCTACCTTTTCGCCAGGTTCTATGCAGTGGGTGAAGCATCATTGGTCGCGGTCCTCACCGACTTTTTTATGCCGATGTTGGTTTTCGTTTCCCTGTACCGATCTACTATTACTCCGTTGGAACTCGGAAGACTTTTCGGGGCTACCAGTGCCGTGGTGGTGATCATGTTGTTGCTGGCAGTATCGTATGCCCGTATCGCCCGAATAGACCCGAAAAGCTTTGCCTTACCGGTAATCTTCATGAACTCAGGCTTTCTCGGCATCCCCCTTATGCAGATATGGGGAGGCTCGGAGGCGATGAATATCATCATCATTTTTGATGAAATTCAGACCCTCTATATCTTCACCCTTGGGCTCGTCATCATTCGGGGAGGGGTAAGCAAAAGGGCCATCAAAGCCTCCCTAAGCAGCCCGATTCTTTGGGCCGTTATCGCCGGATTCGGGGCAAATGTGGGAAGACTACCGATTCCTCATCCCATTCTCGACACCTGCGCCTTCGCCGGCGATGCAGCGTCTCCGCTTGCGGCCTTTACCCTAGGGCTCTCCATCCATGCCCGCAAACCTCAATTGGAAATACACCTCTTTGCAGGAATTCTTCTCAGGATCGTCGCCGGATTTCTTACAGCCCTGCTTGTGGTCACCCTCTTCGGCTTCTCGGGAACAGCCCGTACGGTACTGTTGGTAACGGGGGCCTTGCCGGCGGCACTGTTCAGCTATGTCCTTCCCAGTCGCTACGGCATAGATAGCCGAAGAGCCCAGGGAATTGTTATCGCCACGACGATGCTGAGTATCATCACCATCCCCGTGGCATTTGCAATTGCCCAGGCACTATAA